In a genomic window of Rhodovulum sp. P5:
- a CDS encoding bifunctional diguanylate cyclase/phosphodiesterase: MQPSDPHPERREFSILLSGEGVVLGATADAIAAIGLDPQTAVGKNLGDLIGAEDALSLAETLAAVARDPSRPVPVSLRIATAASSEGTLSCLASPFLLPPATRAVLLREAGTAQQAADKRLQRLTHDLPVAFYESHETAAGVETLTFLSAKIFDLLGVPEDAPVDGWNALFANVDPGDLSELRSRRRDVRRRPYRIETTLRIHHPENGLLWVNLAAVPSVQPDGSIRWHGHFADVTEQMTAESRLSEAVRDLYTAHERMNRLADNSPGALFEYREDAEGNVTYPYFSARFPTLMGVRPEIIDADPAALLDHIHSEDLAEIIEKMAVSRDTLSLHMARFRVDHPKDGERWLRVNAMPFPQQDGSIVWYSNLLDVTADARREEDLRRAHQEAEEMRAENERQALHDGLTGLPNRRYYDRVLADRLSAAGTGGARDCILVRLDLDHFKNVNDTLGHEAGDAVLVRVAEVLRQTLRADDFMARIGGDEFSILMAPGLALDDARVLVADIQDKLAEPLIYGGRQCRFGASFGLASTNDLAAMGEDIQLFADAALYRAKDGGRNRQEIFTPELHREILHDRRLAVEIHEALDGDQFVPFFQPQVAADDGRLVGVETLLRWNHPTAGLLAPDAFMDVAEQLRVVADIDRLMMEKSRDALARWRKEGLVVPKISFNVSSGRMHDPDVVALASDMATGDTRVTFELLESILVEEESDAFKFHLDRLRAAGIDIEIDDFGSGHASIIAVMEIGPSALKIDKRIVLPVEEDLRARNLVRAIVEIAETLGIQTVAEGVETETQARILRGIGCGVLQGYLFARPLDERAFLTFALGRERQTA, encoded by the coding sequence ATGCAGCCAAGCGATCCGCACCCTGAACGACGCGAGTTCTCCATCCTCCTGTCCGGGGAGGGTGTCGTGCTTGGCGCGACTGCGGATGCCATTGCCGCCATCGGTCTCGACCCGCAGACAGCCGTCGGCAAGAATCTGGGCGACCTGATCGGCGCAGAAGACGCTTTGTCACTGGCCGAAACGCTAGCGGCTGTCGCCCGGGATCCGTCCCGCCCAGTACCGGTCAGTCTCAGGATCGCGACTGCTGCCAGTTCGGAGGGGACGCTGTCCTGCTTGGCCAGTCCGTTCCTGCTGCCCCCTGCGACGCGCGCGGTTCTGCTGCGCGAGGCCGGCACCGCGCAACAGGCGGCGGACAAGAGGCTTCAGCGCCTGACCCACGACCTTCCCGTTGCGTTCTACGAAAGCCACGAAACCGCCGCGGGCGTGGAAACGCTGACCTTTCTCAGCGCAAAGATCTTCGACCTTCTGGGCGTTCCCGAAGATGCCCCTGTCGACGGCTGGAATGCCCTGTTTGCAAATGTCGATCCCGGCGACCTGTCGGAGCTTCGGTCCCGGCGCCGCGACGTGCGCAGGCGCCCCTACCGGATCGAGACAACGCTGCGGATACATCACCCCGAGAATGGCCTGCTTTGGGTCAACCTCGCCGCGGTTCCGAGCGTGCAACCGGACGGCTCGATCCGCTGGCATGGTCATTTCGCCGACGTGACCGAACAGATGACCGCCGAAAGCAGGCTGTCAGAGGCGGTACGGGATCTCTACACCGCTCATGAGCGGATGAACCGGCTTGCCGACAATTCGCCGGGCGCGTTGTTCGAATACCGCGAAGACGCAGAGGGCAATGTCACCTATCCCTATTTCAGCGCACGGTTCCCAACCTTGATGGGGGTGCGGCCTGAAATCATCGACGCCGATCCGGCGGCATTGCTTGACCACATTCATTCCGAGGATCTCGCCGAGATCATCGAAAAGATGGCGGTCTCGCGGGACACCCTGTCGCTTCATATGGCGCGCTTTCGGGTCGACCATCCCAAGGATGGCGAAAGATGGCTGCGTGTGAACGCCATGCCCTTCCCGCAACAGGATGGATCGATCGTCTGGTACAGCAACCTTCTTGACGTCACGGCCGATGCACGGCGCGAAGAAGACCTCCGCCGTGCCCATCAAGAGGCCGAGGAGATGCGGGCCGAGAACGAGCGGCAGGCGCTCCATGACGGGCTGACGGGGCTGCCGAACCGCCGATATTACGACCGGGTCCTTGCCGACCGCTTGTCCGCGGCTGGCACAGGCGGTGCGCGCGATTGCATCCTTGTGCGGCTCGACCTCGACCACTTCAAGAACGTCAACGACACCTTGGGGCACGAAGCGGGCGACGCCGTTCTGGTCCGCGTGGCCGAGGTCTTGCGCCAGACCCTGCGGGCAGACGATTTCATGGCGCGCATCGGCGGGGATGAATTCTCGATCCTGATGGCGCCCGGCCTTGCGCTTGACGATGCGCGGGTGCTGGTGGCCGACATTCAGGACAAGCTGGCGGAACCCTTGATCTATGGCGGCCGGCAATGCCGTTTTGGGGCGAGCTTCGGGTTGGCCTCGACCAACGATCTGGCCGCGATGGGCGAGGACATCCAGCTGTTTGCCGACGCCGCGCTTTACCGGGCCAAGGACGGCGGCCGGAATCGGCAGGAGATCTTCACGCCGGAACTGCACCGGGAAATCCTGCATGATCGGCGCCTTGCCGTCGAAATCCACGAAGCGCTGGACGGCGACCAGTTCGTCCCGTTCTTCCAGCCACAGGTCGCCGCCGATGACGGAAGGTTGGTTGGCGTCGAAACGCTTTTGCGGTGGAATCACCCGACCGCGGGTCTGCTGGCCCCCGACGCGTTCATGGACGTGGCAGAGCAGTTGCGCGTCGTCGCCGACATCGACCGCCTGATGATGGAAAAATCCCGCGATGCCCTGGCGCGCTGGCGGAAAGAGGGCCTGGTCGTACCCAAGATCAGCTTCAACGTGTCCTCGGGCCGCATGCACGACCCCGATGTGGTTGCTCTGGCCAGTGACATGGCCACCGGGGACACGCGGGTAACCTTCGAATTGCTGGAGTCGATCCTCGTGGAAGAGGAAAGCGACGCCTTCAAGTTTCATCTCGACCGGCTGCGTGCCGCCGGGATCGATATCGAGATCGACGATTTCGGCTCCGGCCACGCCTCGATCATCGCGGTGATGGAGATCGGCCCCTCGGCCCTGAAGATCGACAAGCGGATCGTCCTGCCGGTGGAGGAGGACCTGCGCGCGCGCAATCTGGTTCGCGCCATCGTGGAAATCGCCGAAACGCTTGGCATCCAGACGGTGGCCGAGGGCGTGGAGACCGAGACCCAGGCCCGGATCCTGCGCGGGATCGGCTGCGGCGTGCTTCAGGGCTACCTGTTCGCACGGCCGCTGGACGAACGGGCATTCCTGACCTTCGCGCTTGGGCGGGAACGGCAAACCGCCTGA
- the panC gene encoding pantoate--beta-alanine ligase → MTAPILRKLADLRALTREWRGNGDRIAVVPTMGALHEGHLSLVQAAKAAADRVIVTIFVNPRQFNNPEDLANYPRTEESDAAKLAPFAVDAIYVPDPDQVYPEGFSTTVSVAGVSAGLCGAHRPGHFDGVATVVTKLFLQTQADCAFFGEKDYQQLLVVKRLVRDLDIPIEVVACPTVREGDGLALSSRNLRLSAAARAKAPALYTALTSAADAIGRGEDVAATLETARKVILAAGYAEVEYLELRAEGSLAPVASLSGPARLLVAASLDDIRLIDNVPVRAG, encoded by the coding sequence ATGACCGCCCCGATCCTGCGCAAGCTGGCCGATCTGAGGGCTTTGACGCGCGAGTGGCGTGGAAACGGTGACAGGATCGCCGTGGTGCCCACCATGGGCGCGCTGCACGAAGGGCATCTGAGCCTTGTTCAGGCTGCAAAGGCGGCGGCCGACCGGGTCATCGTGACGATCTTCGTGAACCCCCGGCAGTTCAACAACCCCGAGGATCTGGCGAACTATCCCCGGACCGAGGAGAGCGACGCCGCCAAGCTTGCCCCCTTCGCGGTCGATGCGATCTATGTGCCCGATCCCGATCAGGTCTATCCCGAGGGCTTTTCGACGACCGTTTCGGTCGCCGGGGTCAGCGCGGGGCTGTGCGGCGCCCACCGGCCCGGCCATTTCGACGGCGTGGCGACGGTGGTGACGAAGCTGTTCCTGCAAACGCAGGCCGATTGCGCGTTCTTCGGCGAGAAGGACTATCAGCAGCTTCTAGTCGTGAAACGGCTGGTGCGCGATCTGGATATTCCTATCGAGGTCGTTGCCTGCCCCACGGTGCGGGAGGGCGACGGGCTGGCGCTGTCGTCCCGCAACCTGCGCCTGTCGGCGGCGGCGCGGGCAAAGGCCCCGGCGCTATACACCGCGCTGACAAGCGCGGCGGACGCGATTGGGCGGGGCGAAGACGTCGCGGCCACGCTGGAGACGGCTCGGAAGGTCATCCTTGCCGCCGGCTATGCCGAGGTCGAGTACCTGGAGTTGCGCGCGGAAGGATCGCTGGCGCCCGTGGCGTCGCTGTCCGGCCCCGCCCGCCTGCTGGTCGCGGCCAGCCTTGACGATATCCGGCTGATCGACAACGTGCCGGTCCGGGCGGGCTAA
- the panB gene encoding 3-methyl-2-oxobutanoate hydroxymethyltransferase, with protein sequence MSATARPRRLTPMDVRARKGDTPLVCLTAYTTPVARLVDGDCDVVLVGDSVGMVLHGLPSTLGVTMEMMILHGQAVDRGLSHALMVIDMPFGSYEESPEQAFRNAARLMAETGAGAVKLEGGVAMAETIRFLTARSIPVMGHVGLTPQAINALGGYKVQGRGADAARVLADAKAVAEAGAFSVVLEKVPAALADRVTGEIAIPTIGIGASAGCDGQILVVDDMLGLFTDFRPKFAKAYAELGQAAGAAIAAYAEDVRARRFPAPEHVFADSPGASS encoded by the coding sequence ATGAGTGCCACCGCCAGACCCCGTCGTCTGACGCCCATGGATGTGCGGGCCCGCAAGGGCGATACGCCTTTGGTCTGCCTGACCGCCTATACCACCCCGGTCGCCCGGCTGGTCGACGGGGACTGCGATGTCGTGCTTGTCGGCGACAGCGTCGGCATGGTGCTGCACGGTCTGCCCTCGACCCTGGGCGTGACGATGGAGATGATGATCCTGCACGGGCAGGCGGTCGACCGGGGCCTGTCCCATGCGCTGATGGTCATCGACATGCCCTTCGGCAGCTACGAGGAAAGCCCCGAGCAGGCGTTCCGCAATGCCGCGCGGCTGATGGCGGAAACCGGGGCCGGGGCGGTCAAGCTGGAAGGCGGGGTCGCGATGGCCGAGACGATCCGGTTCCTGACCGCCCGGTCGATTCCGGTGATGGGGCATGTCGGGCTGACGCCGCAGGCGATCAACGCGCTGGGCGGCTACAAGGTGCAGGGCCGTGGTGCGGATGCCGCGCGCGTTCTGGCCGATGCAAAGGCCGTGGCCGAGGCCGGCGCCTTTTCGGTGGTTCTGGAAAAGGTGCCCGCGGCCCTTGCCGACCGCGTGACCGGGGAGATCGCGATCCCGACGATCGGGATCGGCGCCTCTGCCGGGTGCGACGGGCAGATCCTCGTGGTCGATGACATGCTGGGCCTGTTCACCGATTTCAGGCCCAAATTCGCCAAGGCCTATGCCGAGTTGGGGCAGGCGGCGGGCGCGGCCATCGCCGCCTATGCCGAAGACGTCCGCGCCCGCCGCTTCCCGGCGCCAGAGCATGTCTTTGCCGACAGCCCGGGGGCGTCGTCATGA
- a CDS encoding ABC transporter substrate-binding protein, with amino-acid sequence MRLVPTALLLAALGPFPAFAAQDTLTIGMVLEPPNLDPTGGAAAAIDEVVYANIFEGLTQFAPDGAIVPALAARWEVSDDATVYTFHLQDGVTFHDGTVMDAEDVKFTLDRARAADSTNAQKALFAGIDSVEVVDPLTVRVTLSAPNGNFPFNMAWGDAVIVAPESAETNATTPVGTGPFTYQRWVQGDRVEIARNPDYWGTPVALSRATFKFISDPNAAFAAMMAGDVDAFPNFPAPETLSQFQADPRFKVIVGSTEGETILAMNNRSAPLDDVRVREAIAHAINRQDIIDGAMFGYGTPIGTHFAPHNPDYVDLTDLSAHDPERSKALLDEAGQTDLKLRLALPPPTYARRGGEILAAQLRAVGIETEISNLEWAQWLEQVFRGKDFDLTIVSHTEPMDINIYARPDYYFGYGAPTFIALMDRLTGTTDPAARSAILKEAQTMIAEEYVNAYLFQLAKTGVANAKIKGLWENAPTQANDLTGVHWTD; translated from the coding sequence ATGCGTCTTGTTCCCACCGCCCTGCTGCTGGCCGCGCTGGGCCCGTTCCCGGCCTTTGCCGCACAGGACACGCTCACCATCGGCATGGTGCTGGAGCCGCCCAATCTCGACCCCACCGGGGGTGCGGCGGCCGCGATCGACGAAGTCGTCTATGCCAATATCTTCGAGGGGCTGACCCAGTTTGCCCCGGACGGCGCCATCGTGCCGGCGCTTGCCGCAAGATGGGAGGTGAGCGACGACGCCACCGTCTATACCTTCCACCTGCAGGACGGCGTGACCTTCCACGATGGCACGGTGATGGACGCCGAGGATGTGAAATTCACCCTCGACCGCGCGCGGGCCGCGGACAGCACGAATGCGCAAAAGGCCCTTTTCGCCGGGATCGACAGCGTGGAGGTCGTGGACCCGCTGACCGTCCGCGTCACCCTGTCGGCCCCGAACGGCAACTTTCCCTTCAACATGGCCTGGGGCGACGCGGTGATCGTCGCCCCCGAAAGCGCGGAAACGAACGCGACCACCCCGGTCGGCACCGGCCCCTTCACCTATCAGCGCTGGGTTCAGGGCGACCGGGTCGAGATCGCGCGCAACCCCGATTACTGGGGCACGCCCGTGGCCCTGTCGCGCGCAACCTTCAAGTTCATCTCCGATCCCAACGCCGCGTTTGCCGCGATGATGGCGGGCGATGTGGACGCCTTCCCCAACTTCCCCGCGCCCGAGACGCTGTCGCAATTTCAGGCCGACCCGCGGTTCAAGGTCATCGTCGGCTCCACCGAGGGCGAGACGATCCTGGCGATGAACAACAGGTCCGCGCCGCTCGACGATGTGCGGGTACGCGAAGCCATCGCCCACGCCATCAATCGACAGGACATCATCGACGGGGCGATGTTCGGCTATGGCACCCCCATCGGCACCCATTTCGCCCCCCACAACCCCGATTATGTCGACCTGACGGATCTGTCGGCCCATGACCCCGAGCGGTCGAAGGCCCTGCTGGACGAGGCCGGCCAGACAGACCTGAAACTGCGCCTCGCCCTGCCGCCCCCCACCTATGCCCGCCGGGGAGGTGAGATCCTGGCCGCGCAGCTGCGCGCCGTCGGGATCGAGACGGAGATTTCCAATCTCGAATGGGCGCAATGGCTGGAACAGGTGTTCCGGGGCAAGGACTTCGACCTGACCATCGTCAGCCATACCGAACCGATGGACATAAACATCTATGCACGGCCAGACTATTATTTCGGCTATGGCGCGCCCACCTTCATCGCTCTGATGGACAGGCTGACGGGCACCACCGACCCCGCGGCGCGCTCGGCGATCCTGAAAGAGGCGCAGACCATGATCGCCGAAGAGTACGTCAATGCCTATCTCTTCCAGCTGGCCAAGACAGGTGTCGCAAATGCGAAGATCAAAGGACTGTGGGAAAACGCGCCGACCCAGGCCAATGACCTGACCGGGGTCCACTGGACGGACTGA
- a CDS encoding aminopeptidase P family protein → MTRPDFFRFHNGEKTPLPFSGTEYDTRLMGLRTAMDAAGADVVVLTSMQNVAYYSGFLYCSFGRPYALVVTASEAVTISAGIDAGQPWRRCHTDNLTYTDWQRDNFWRAVAHVAGTGRAVGYEGDHLTLAQKERLDGFLAPHSSLDIAPATMQQRMRKSPAEIALIRAGAAVADVGGYAIRDAIKEGVREIDVAMAGRDAMELDIAKRFPDAEYRDTWVWFQSGLNTDGAHNPVTARRLARGDILSLNTFPMISGYYTALERTLFVGDVDADSLAIWQANVAAHEYGMSLLRPGATCAGVTHAINAFLGERDLLQYRSFGYGHSFGVLSHYYGREAGLELREDIDTVLEPGMVISMEPMLTIPQGQVGAGGYREHDILIITEDGAENITGYPYGPEFNVVG, encoded by the coding sequence ATGACCCGACCCGACTTCTTCCGCTTTCATAATGGCGAGAAGACCCCGCTGCCGTTTTCCGGAACGGAATACGATACCCGCCTGATGGGCCTGCGCACGGCGATGGACGCCGCGGGCGCCGACGTGGTCGTGCTGACCTCGATGCAGAACGTGGCCTACTATTCGGGCTTTCTCTATTGCAGCTTCGGCCGCCCCTACGCGCTGGTCGTCACCGCGTCGGAGGCCGTCACGATCAGTGCGGGGATCGATGCGGGTCAGCCCTGGCGGCGCTGCCACACCGACAACCTGACCTATACCGACTGGCAGCGCGACAATTTCTGGCGCGCGGTTGCCCATGTCGCCGGCACGGGCCGCGCCGTGGGGTATGAGGGCGACCACCTGACGCTGGCGCAGAAAGAACGGCTTGACGGTTTTCTGGCCCCGCACAGCTCCCTCGACATCGCACCGGCCACCATGCAGCAGCGCATGCGGAAAAGCCCCGCTGAAATTGCCCTGATCCGCGCCGGGGCCGCGGTGGCCGATGTCGGCGGCTATGCCATCCGCGACGCGATCAAGGAAGGGGTGCGCGAAATCGACGTGGCCATGGCCGGGCGCGACGCGATGGAGCTGGACATCGCGAAACGGTTTCCGGATGCCGAATACCGCGACACATGGGTCTGGTTCCAGTCGGGGCTGAACACCGATGGCGCCCACAATCCGGTCACCGCCCGGCGCCTGGCGCGCGGCGATATCCTGTCGCTCAACACCTTCCCGATGATCTCGGGCTACTACACGGCATTGGAACGCACCCTGTTCGTGGGCGACGTCGATGCAGACAGCCTGGCCATCTGGCAGGCCAATGTCGCCGCCCATGAATATGGCATGTCGCTCTTGCGGCCCGGTGCGACCTGCGCGGGGGTGACCCATGCGATCAATGCCTTCCTGGGGGAACGGGACCTGCTGCAATATCGCAGCTTCGGCTATGGGCACAGCTTCGGCGTGTTGTCGCATTACTACGGGCGCGAGGCCGGGCTGGAATTGCGAGAAGATATCGACACGGTGCTGGAACCCGGCATGGTGATCTCGATGGAGCCAATGCTGACCATCCCGCAGGGACAGGTGGGCGCGGGCGGTTATCGCGAGCACGACATCCTGATCATCACCGAGGACGGGGCCGAGAACATCACGGGCTACCCCTACGGCCCAGAGTTCAACGTGGTGGGCTGA
- a CDS encoding ABC transporter permease: protein MLRYAMSRLISLTLSLAAASVVIFAMIEVIPGDPAAFMLGLNAAPEAVEALRAELGLTGSVWERYIDWTGGTLSGDFGQSYTYRIPVAELVAQRLWVSLPLALFALTLSTAIALPVGLWAASRRGRPADIGVMGATQLGIAVPNFWFAMLLVLVFAVHFRWFSAGGFPGWGAGILPCLKALTLPAIALALPQAAILARVMRSAVIETLGQDYIRSARAKGLSRGQAIRRHAFRNALIPVLTIMGLQFSFLLAGAIIIENVFFLPGLGRLIFQAITQRDLIVVESVVMLLVFAVILVTFLVDLAYALVDPRLRRR, encoded by the coding sequence ATGTTGCGCTATGCGATGTCCCGCCTGATCTCTCTGACGCTCAGCCTTGCCGCGGCCAGCGTGGTGATCTTTGCGATGATCGAGGTGATCCCCGGCGACCCGGCGGCCTTTATGCTGGGGCTGAACGCCGCGCCGGAAGCCGTGGAAGCCCTGCGCGCGGAGCTGGGGCTGACCGGGTCGGTCTGGGAACGCTACATCGACTGGACGGGGGGGACGCTCTCGGGCGATTTCGGGCAGTCCTATACCTACCGCATCCCCGTGGCAGAGCTTGTCGCGCAGCGCCTGTGGGTGTCGCTGCCGCTGGCGTTGTTCGCGCTGACGCTGTCCACGGCGATTGCCTTGCCGGTCGGACTCTGGGCTGCATCGCGGCGCGGGCGTCCGGCGGATATCGGTGTGATGGGCGCCACGCAGCTTGGTATCGCCGTGCCCAATTTCTGGTTCGCGATGCTTCTGGTGCTGGTCTTCGCGGTGCATTTTCGCTGGTTCTCCGCGGGCGGATTTCCGGGCTGGGGGGCCGGGATCCTGCCCTGCCTCAAGGCGCTGACCTTGCCGGCTATCGCCCTGGCCCTGCCGCAGGCGGCGATCCTGGCCCGCGTGATGCGCTCTGCCGTGATCGAGACGCTGGGCCAAGACTATATTCGCAGCGCGCGCGCCAAGGGGCTGAGCCGGGGACAGGCGATCCGCCGGCACGCCTTCCGCAACGCGCTGATCCCGGTGCTGACGATCATGGGGCTGCAATTCTCGTTCCTGCTGGCGGGTGCGATCATCATCGAGAACGTGTTCTTCCTGCCCGGATTGGGGCGGCTGATCTTTCAGGCGATCACCCAGCGCGACCTGATCGTGGTGGAAAGCGTTGTTATGCTGCTCGTCTTCGCGGTCATCCTCGTGACCTTCCTTGTCGATCTGGCCTATGCCCTCGTCGACCCAAGGTTGAGGCGCCGATGA
- a CDS encoding ABC transporter permease, with product MTGRVQLIAGGALSAVFLMAALVSLVWVPHDVATLTIADRLQPPTGTHPLGTDQFGRDVLSMLMVGARTSIAVALVAVGIGIGIGVPLGLIAAANRGGLLDELVMRANDLIFAFPALVIAILITAVLGPSAVNAILAIGIFNIPVFARVTRGGALSLWTLDYILAARVAGKGRARISMEHILPNIANLLIVQGTIQFSLGILAEAGLSYAGLGAQPPTPTWGRMLAEAQTMIYTAPRLAILPGLAIVLMVLGLNLMGDGLRDALDPRIRRAAR from the coding sequence ATGACGGGACGGGTGCAACTGATTGCGGGCGGCGCGCTCAGCGCCGTGTTCCTGATGGCGGCGCTCGTCTCGCTGGTCTGGGTGCCCCATGACGTGGCGACCCTGACCATCGCCGACCGGCTGCAACCGCCGACGGGCACCCATCCGCTGGGCACCGACCAGTTCGGCCGGGATGTGCTGTCGATGCTGATGGTCGGGGCGCGGACCTCCATCGCCGTTGCGCTGGTCGCGGTCGGCATCGGCATCGGCATCGGCGTACCCTTGGGCCTGATCGCGGCGGCGAACCGGGGCGGGCTGCTGGACGAACTCGTCATGCGTGCCAATGACCTGATCTTCGCCTTTCCCGCGCTTGTCATCGCGATCCTGATCACCGCGGTTCTGGGCCCCTCGGCGGTCAACGCGATCCTTGCCATCGGGATCTTCAACATCCCCGTCTTCGCGCGGGTGACGCGCGGCGGCGCGCTGAGCCTTTGGACGCTGGACTATATCCTTGCCGCCCGGGTGGCGGGCAAGGGGCGCGCGCGGATCAGCATGGAACATATCCTGCCCAATATCGCGAACCTGCTGATCGTGCAGGGCACGATCCAGTTTTCGCTGGGCATTCTGGCCGAGGCGGGGCTGTCCTATGCCGGCCTTGGCGCGCAACCGCCCACGCCCACCTGGGGCCGGATGCTGGCCGAGGCGCAGACCATGATCTACACCGCGCCGCGGCTTGCGATCCTGCCGGGGCTGGCCATCGTGCTGATGGTGCTGGGCCTGAACCTGATGGGCGACGGGCTGCGCGATGCGCTCGACCCGCGGATCAGGAGGGCGGCACGGTGA
- a CDS encoding ABC transporter ATP-binding protein, with translation MISVERVSVAIHGKPVLRDVSFRVARGQVVGLVGESGSGKSMTALALMRLLPQGAAATGHVRLDGTDLNRLSETQMCGIRGRDVAMIFQEPMTALNPLQDIGDQVAETLVVHGASSRGDARREAARRLDRVGLPERYFPLTRYPHELSGGQRQRVCIAMAIALRPQVLIADEPTTALDVTTQAHILDLLTELVEEEMMGLLLITHDLAVVAGVSNRLVVMQEGQIVEQGPTAKVLRERSHPYTRALLEASSHQPDAVATAHDMPLLQVRDAVREYPRPRAGLFRGQEPFRAVAGVSFDIKRGESVGLVGESGCGKSTLTRAILGLDPLQRGEIRLDGDVVHAGEHMPIHLRRKMQVVFQDPYGSFNPRHRVGRLIAEPFHLTGHPPDAEAQIDAALTSVGLSPADKHRFIHEFSGGQRQRIAIARALITRPELIVLDEAVSALDVRVRAQILDLLANLRADLGLSYLFISHDLNVVQAITDRVLVMRAGKIVEQGATEKVLQDPTHPYTKELLEAAPALILPQ, from the coding sequence GTGATCTCGGTCGAGCGCGTGTCGGTCGCGATTCACGGCAAGCCCGTCCTGCGGGACGTGTCCTTCCGCGTGGCACGGGGACAGGTCGTGGGGCTTGTCGGGGAAAGCGGATCGGGCAAGTCGATGACGGCGCTGGCGCTGATGCGGCTGTTGCCACAGGGGGCGGCGGCCACGGGTCATGTCCGGCTGGATGGCACGGATCTGAACCGGCTTTCCGAGACGCAGATGTGCGGCATCCGCGGCCGCGACGTCGCGATGATCTTTCAGGAACCGATGACCGCCCTGAACCCCTTGCAGGACATCGGCGATCAGGTGGCCGAGACACTGGTGGTCCACGGTGCGAGTAGCCGCGGCGATGCAAGGCGGGAGGCCGCGCGGCGGCTTGACCGCGTGGGGCTGCCGGAACGCTATTTTCCCCTGACGCGCTATCCGCACGAGCTGTCCGGCGGACAGCGGCAACGGGTCTGCATCGCCATGGCCATCGCCCTGCGCCCGCAGGTGCTGATCGCCGACGAACCGACCACGGCGCTGGATGTGACGACACAGGCGCATATCCTCGACCTTCTGACCGAACTGGTGGAGGAAGAGATGATGGGCCTGCTGCTGATCACCCATGACCTTGCGGTGGTCGCAGGCGTCTCCAACCGCCTTGTCGTCATGCAAGAGGGGCAGATCGTGGAACAGGGCCCCACGGCCAAGGTTCTGCGCGAACGCAGCCACCCCTATACGCGCGCGTTGCTTGAGGCGTCGTCGCACCAGCCCGACGCCGTGGCCACGGCCCATGACATGCCCTTGTTGCAGGTGCGCGACGCCGTGCGCGAGTATCCGCGCCCCCGTGCCGGTCTTTTTCGCGGGCAAGAGCCCTTCCGCGCCGTGGCCGGGGTCAGCTTTGACATCAAGCGCGGCGAAAGCGTCGGTCTGGTGGGCGAATCCGGTTGCGGAAAATCGACCCTGACGCGCGCGATCCTCGGGCTTGATCCCTTGCAGCGGGGCGAAATCCGGCTGGATGGCGATGTGGTGCATGCGGGCGAGCACATGCCGATCCATCTGCGCCGCAAGATGCAGGTGGTGTTTCAGGACCCTTATGGCAGCTTCAATCCCCGCCATCGCGTCGGGCGCCTGATTGCGGAACCCTTCCACCTGACCGGCCATCCGCCCGATGCCGAGGCGCAGATCGACGCGGCGCTGACCTCGGTCGGTCTGTCACCCGCGGACAAGCACCGGTTCATCCATGAATTCTCGGGCGGGCAGCGGCAGCGAATCGCGATTGCCCGCGCGCTGATCACACGGCCGGAACTGATCGTGCTGGACGAAGCGGTCTCGGCGCTCGATGTCCGGGTGCGGGCCCAAATCCTGGATCTTCTGGCGAATTTGCGGGCCGACCTCGGCCTGTCCTATCTTTTCATCAGTCACGATCTGAACGTGGTGCAGGCGATCACCGACCGGGTGCTTGTGATGCGGGCAGGCAAGATCGTGGAACAGGGCGCGACGGAAAAGGTGCTGCAAGACCCCACGCATCCCTATACGAAGGAATTGCTGGAGGCGGCTCCGGCCCTGATTTTGCCGCAGTGA